A portion of the Stigmatella aurantiaca DW4/3-1 genome contains these proteins:
- a CDS encoding alpha/beta hydrolase, whose amino-acid sequence MRSSIPLAGLFLLVASTTCTQVRPVPTPEPVPPHQSFTLLSAALQETRRINVYTPPGYSAAGAGRYPVLYMPDGGLLEDFPHIATTVDTAIRAGELRPLIVVGIENTERRRDMTGPTEIGSDREIAPRVGGSAAFRSFIRDELMPEVRRRYLVTDETGIIGESLAGLFIVETFFLQPELFDTYIALSPSLWWNGGEIEHKAGERLKAQPDLHNVLYWSSADEENIAPIAARLAETLRSSAPAGLTWQYEPRPDLLHSTIYRAVSPQVLRRWFGPEATPLHP is encoded by the coding sequence ATGCGATCATCGATTCCGCTGGCGGGCCTGTTCCTGCTCGTGGCGAGCACCACCTGCACGCAGGTCCGTCCCGTCCCCACCCCTGAGCCGGTGCCACCGCACCAGTCCTTCACCCTCTTGTCCGCGGCCCTCCAGGAGACCCGGCGCATCAATGTCTATACGCCGCCGGGCTACAGCGCGGCAGGGGCCGGGCGCTATCCGGTGCTGTACATGCCCGATGGCGGCTTGCTGGAGGACTTCCCGCACATCGCCACCACGGTCGATACCGCGATCCGAGCCGGCGAGTTGCGGCCGCTGATCGTGGTCGGCATCGAGAACACCGAGCGTCGGCGCGACATGACCGGTCCGACCGAGATCGGCAGTGACCGAGAGATTGCCCCTCGTGTGGGTGGTTCGGCCGCCTTTCGAAGCTTCATCCGTGACGAGCTGATGCCAGAGGTGCGTCGCCGGTACCTCGTCACGGACGAGACCGGAATCATCGGAGAGTCCCTGGCCGGTCTCTTCATCGTGGAGACGTTCTTCCTTCAGCCGGAGTTGTTCGATACCTATATCGCGCTGAGTCCGAGCCTGTGGTGGAACGGCGGGGAGATCGAGCACAAGGCAGGCGAGCGGCTCAAGGCCCAGCCGGACCTGCACAACGTGTTGTATTGGTCGTCCGCCGACGAAGAGAACATCGCTCCCATCGCCGCGCGCTTGGCGGAAACGCTTCGCTCAAGCGCACCGGCTGGGCTGACGTGGCAGTACGAGCCCAGACCGGATTTGCTCCACAGCACGATCTACCGTGCAGTCTCACCGCAGGTGCTGCGCAGGTGGTTCGGGCCCGAGGCAACGCCCTTGCACCCATAG
- a CDS encoding DUF7594 domain-containing protein, which translates to MEGAGFESPNARALPEDVGSGVGSTLRFTPQADAHVQEAQPTANFGSAQVLEVDGSPRSETYLRFTLAGLTQPVVSAKLRLFSTNPSSHGPAVYAAAPAWNEGSVTWASRPSRQGAVVVTAGAVPLNAWVELDVTPLVSGNGTVSLALIPTGTDGADFRSREAVDRKPELVVTLDAGTAPETRTLGAVADAYTDNAQEYANFNTEELRVDDAPSQMESYLRFDLSVLTGDVVSAKLRLFVLKGSSNGPAVWTTSVDWDETFIQAASEPYVESGPVANAGAISEGRWLELDVTGAFLGARAISFGLMPESTDGAAFASRQHPNAALRPQLVVKTARVSCTPSSGDSPASGTFLGGQSWGGPGYQSATGVATGAQGQRVVIADYDGSVDFGGGALPNHGTGDISDNDMALVKLGADGSHVWSKGFGAPGSWVNGTDVAVDTTGHVAVVGHSSAGVDLGGGLIAAGGFVAKFSPEGSLLWAHPVEGYPRNVAFDGEGQVFTVGDTGVAPAHALLVFKFGATGTQVWDKRFPVTVAARGEAIAVGPSGELVVGGSYSGTVTFGATVLPESPAAPFLLKLLPSGQVAWARGVLADSYPYAERSFLDLAVAPDGTIAGVGSFSQWIRLGTAQGYSSGMYSGFLLVVEPTGSDRWWRWLGNEHSTFARGVAIDPVGDVVVMGTFRGTLDFGGGPRTTQGDGQGPFEGIFVAKYRLSCGEHRWSHQISDGGYVWTRGLSVAPDRSISLTGQYVHGFGEGFPEDGDSSIRAALFQFSP; encoded by the coding sequence TTGGAAGGTGCCGGGTTCGAGTCACCGAACGCTCGCGCCCTGCCAGAGGACGTGGGCAGTGGGGTGGGGAGTACGCTGCGCTTCACCCCCCAGGCCGATGCGCACGTGCAAGAGGCCCAGCCCACCGCGAACTTTGGCAGTGCGCAGGTGCTCGAAGTGGACGGCTCTCCGCGGAGCGAGACGTACCTGCGCTTCACCCTGGCAGGACTGACCCAGCCCGTGGTGAGCGCGAAGCTGCGCCTGTTCAGCACCAACCCGTCGTCCCACGGGCCCGCTGTCTATGCGGCGGCCCCTGCCTGGAATGAGGGCTCGGTGACCTGGGCTTCCCGGCCTTCGCGCCAGGGCGCGGTGGTGGTGACGGCCGGGGCGGTGCCGCTCAACGCCTGGGTAGAGCTGGATGTGACGCCCCTCGTCAGTGGCAACGGCACCGTCTCGCTCGCGCTCATTCCCACCGGCACCGATGGGGCCGATTTCCGCTCCCGCGAGGCGGTGGATCGCAAGCCCGAGCTGGTGGTGACGCTGGATGCGGGGACAGCCCCCGAGACGCGCACCCTGGGGGCTGTGGCGGATGCATACACGGACAACGCTCAGGAGTACGCCAACTTCAACACCGAGGAGCTGCGCGTGGATGACGCTCCCAGTCAGATGGAGAGCTACCTGCGCTTCGACCTCTCGGTGCTGACCGGGGATGTGGTGAGCGCCAAGCTGCGCCTGTTCGTGCTCAAGGGCTCTTCCAACGGCCCAGCGGTGTGGACCACCTCCGTGGACTGGGACGAGACGTTCATCCAGGCGGCCTCCGAGCCGTATGTCGAGAGCGGTCCCGTGGCCAACGCGGGGGCCATCTCAGAGGGGCGATGGCTCGAACTGGACGTCACCGGCGCCTTTCTGGGCGCAAGGGCCATCTCCTTCGGACTGATGCCCGAGAGCACGGATGGGGCGGCCTTCGCCTCCCGGCAGCACCCGAATGCAGCCCTTCGCCCCCAACTCGTCGTGAAGACAGCCCGGGTGAGCTGCACGCCTTCCTCGGGCGACAGCCCGGCGAGCGGCACCTTTCTCGGGGGCCAGTCGTGGGGCGGGCCCGGGTATCAGTCCGCCACGGGGGTGGCTACCGGCGCCCAGGGCCAGCGCGTCGTGATCGCGGACTACGATGGCAGCGTGGACTTTGGCGGGGGCGCGCTGCCCAACCATGGCACGGGTGACATTTCCGATAACGACATGGCCCTGGTGAAGCTGGGCGCGGACGGCAGCCATGTCTGGTCGAAAGGCTTCGGTGCGCCGGGCAGCTGGGTGAATGGCACGGACGTGGCGGTGGACACCACGGGCCACGTGGCGGTGGTGGGCCATTCCAGCGCGGGCGTGGACCTGGGAGGAGGGCTGATCGCGGCGGGGGGGTTCGTGGCGAAGTTCTCACCCGAGGGCTCGTTGCTGTGGGCCCATCCCGTGGAGGGTTATCCGCGGAACGTCGCGTTCGACGGTGAGGGCCAGGTGTTCACAGTGGGGGATACGGGCGTGGCCCCGGCGCACGCGCTGCTCGTTTTCAAGTTCGGCGCCACGGGCACACAGGTTTGGGACAAGCGCTTTCCCGTCACGGTCGCGGCGCGCGGCGAGGCCATCGCCGTGGGCCCCTCTGGCGAACTCGTCGTGGGAGGGTCTTATTCGGGCACGGTGACGTTCGGCGCCACGGTGCTTCCCGAGAGCCCGGCTGCCCCCTTCCTGCTGAAGCTCCTTCCCTCGGGCCAGGTGGCCTGGGCACGAGGGGTGCTCGCGGATTCATACCCCTATGCCGAGCGCAGCTTTCTCGATCTCGCGGTGGCACCGGACGGCACCATCGCGGGGGTAGGGTCCTTTTCACAATGGATTCGCCTCGGTACAGCGCAGGGCTACTCCTCCGGGATGTACAGCGGGTTTCTCCTCGTGGTGGAGCCGACGGGAAGCGACCGCTGGTGGCGGTGGCTGGGCAATGAGCACTCCACCTTCGCGCGAGGCGTGGCCATCGATCCGGTGGGAGATGTGGTGGTGATGGGGACCTTCCGAGGAACGCTCGACTTTGGCGGGGGGCCGCGCACCACCCAGGGGGACGGCCAAGGGCCTTTCGAGGGCATCTTCGTGGCCAAGTACCGCCTCTCCTGTGGAGAGCACCGCTGGAGCCATCAGATCTCCGATGGCGGATATGTCTGGACGCGCGGGCTCTCGGTGGCGCCGGATCGGAGCATCTCGCTCACGGGCCAGTACGTCCACGGCTTCGGGGAAGGCTTTCCCGAGGACGGGGATAGCAGCATCCGGGCAGCGCTTTTCCAATTCTCCCCCTGA